In the Setaria italica strain Yugu1 chromosome VI, Setaria_italica_v2.0, whole genome shotgun sequence genome, one interval contains:
- the LOC101785969 gene encoding elongation factor Ts, mitochondrial, translating into MAWGQGARKPIMGLLFRAQQQAARGYSSSAFQTHILGVDAPQNGMFLRRFSSQVSSSEQMSLIKQLRERTCAPIKDVKASLVSCNWDIEAAQKDLRKRGVVLAAKKSSRTAAEGLLAIAQDEKRAAVIELNCETDFVARNDVFQYLASSVAKMALSAQGPGQLFLPFGPEYLENMSINLDHPKLSGETTVQSAVTEVAAMVGENVKLRRGFILSTTAHGVVSSYVHTCPQPGLGRIAGLVTLEAEDSSASLDALKTVGSSIAMHIVATKPLFLSKELVSAAALENEREILRTQAESSGKSQMAMDKMVEGRLRKYFEEVVLMEQKYVLNDSTNIKTVLNDLSKEVGSKVTIGNFFRMQVGEGIERHEAADGSEPVANAA; encoded by the exons ATGGCTTGGGGTCAAGGTGCTAGAAAGCCCATAATGGGGcttctgtttcgtgctcaacaACAAGCGGCTAGGGGATACTCTTCTTCAGCATTCCAGACTCATATATTGGGCGTTGATGCTCCCCAAAATGGCATGTTTCTTAGGAGATTCAGCTCTCAAGTGTCTTCTTCAGAGCAAATGAGCCTTATTAAACAACTCCGAGAAAGAACATGTGCTCCAATCAAAGATGTCAAGGCTTCCTTAGTTAGCTGCAACTGGGATATTG AGGCTGCACAGAAAGACCTGCGGAAGAGAGGGGTGGTTCTCGCTGCCAAAAAGTCTTCACGGACTGCTGCTGAAGGTTTGCTAGCTATTGCACAAGATGAGAAAAGGGCAGCTGTGATTGAGCTTAACTGTGAAACTGATTTCGTAGCAAGAAATGATGTTTTCCAGTATCTG GCTTCATCAGTGGCAAAAATGGCTTTATCTGCTCAGGGTCCCGGCCAATTGTTTTTGCCTTTTGGTCCTGAATATTTGGAG AACATGTCTATCAATCTAGATCATCCTAAGCTCAGTGGGGAAACAACTGTCCAAAGTGCTGTGACAGAAGTTGCTGCCATGGTTGGGGAGAATGTAAAACTCAGAAGAGGTTTCATATTATCAACCACGGCTCATGGTGTAGTTTCGTCTTATGTGCATACCTGTCCTCAGCCAG gttTGGGTCGTATTGCTGGATTGGTTACACTAGAAGCAGAAGATAGCAGTGCTTCCCTTGATGCTCTCAAGACAGTTGGGTCATCTATTGCGATGCATATTGTTGCAACAAAGCCATTATTTTTATCAAAAGAATTGGTTTCTGCTGCAGCTCTAGAAAATGAACGTGAAATACTCCGAACTCAG GCTGAAAGTTCAGGGAAATCCCAAATGGCTATGGATAAAATGGTGGAAGGTCGATTAAGGAAGTACTTTGAAGAGGTGGTGCTCATGGAGCAAAAATATGTTCTCAATGATAGCACAAACATTAAG ACGGTGCTGAATGATTTGTCAAAGGAGGTTGGTTCTAAAGTAACAATTGGTAATTTTTTCAGAATGCAAGTTGGTGAAGGAATTGAGAG ACATGAAGCTGCTGATGGGTCAGAACCTGTCGCTAATGCTGCATAG
- the LOC111257700 gene encoding uncharacterized protein LOC111257700 yields MKEAKLYVYNGKFSEFAMKKDEDASGMFNRLNDIVNELKGLGFNILNEDFSHKEAHDLAIDDGKKSMALKAQSSKENNNDEHDNNDDSNEEIALFVKSFKRIIKNKNYEHGNNDDSNEEIALFVRSFKRIIKNKNYDKKGQSSKKNLFEDKKCFECDEIGHIVMNCPNNKKKNKKGDDKEWSSILKGIADIAIKEPPSLFSTPFCLMAKGDTKVSQDDEFNNELTYDDLVRMTNDTDDYMCKEKEKLRDLKMKYQSLQVSYEELKTSHENLKETHEKLEEAHNSSLAHEVKGKVSISVGCDILNDESCAPSSSNPFCSSSDISCISDGFSCDSSLVMENEMLKKEVNCLVKDLKRCYDSKAQFKHIWTSQKFTLNNEGLDDVPK; encoded by the exons ATGAAAGAAGCAAAATTGTATGTATACAATGGAAAGTTTAGTGAATTTGCTATGAAGAAGGATGAAGATGCATCCGGTATGTTCAACCGGTTGAATGATATTGTGAATGAGCTCAAGGGTCTTGGTTTCAATATTCTGAATGAAGATTTTTCTCACAA GGAAGCTCATGACCTAGCAATTGATGATGGGAAGAAAAGTATGGCACTCAAGGCTCAATCATCGAAAGAGAACAATAATGATGAACATGACAATAATGATGACTCCAATGAAGAAATTGCTCTTTTTGTTAAAAGTTTCAAAAGAATCATAAAGAACAAGAATTATGAACATGGCAATAATGATGACTCCAATGAAGAAATTGCTCTTTTCGTTAGAAGTTTCAAAAGAATCATAAAGAACAAGAATTATGATAAGAAGGGCCAATCATCAAAGAAGAATCTATTTGAAGACAAGAAGTGCTTCGAGTGTGACGAAATTGGTCACATTGTCATGAATTGCCCAAAtaataagaagaagaacaagaaaggTGATGACAAGGAATGGTCAAGC aTTTTAAAAGGAATTGCCGACATCGCCATCAAGGAACCTCCATCACTCTTCTCTACGCCCTTTTGTCTCATGGCAAAAGGTGACACGAAGGTATCACAAGATGATGAATTTAATAATGAACTTACTTATGATGATCTTGTGAGAATGACCAATGATACCGATGACTACATGtgtaaagaaaaggaaaagttaAGGGATTTGAAGATGAAATACCAATCTCTTCAAGTTTCCTATGAGGAGCTAAAGACCTCTCATGAGAATCTAAAAGAAACTCATGAGAAGCTTGAGGAAGCTCACAACTCTTCTCTTGCACATGAGGTCAAAGGTAAAGTGAGCATAAGTGTTGGATGTGATATTCTAAATGATGAATCTTGTGCACCTAGTTCATCTAACCCTTTTTGTAGCTCAAGTGATATATCTTGCATAAGTGATGGCTTTTCTTGTGATTCTTCTCTCGTCATGGAAAATGAAATGTTGAAAAAGGAAGTCAATTGTTTGGTTAAGGATTTGAAAAGGTGCTATGATAGTAAAGCTCAATTCAAGCACATTTGGACAAGCCAAAAGTTCACTTTGAATAATGAAGGTCTTGACGATGTTCCTAAGTGA